The Pongo abelii isolate AG06213 chromosome 11, NHGRI_mPonAbe1-v2.0_pri, whole genome shotgun sequence genome includes a window with the following:
- the LOC112132381 gene encoding phosphatidylinositol N-acetylglucosaminyltransferase subunit Y-like, producing the protein MFLSLPTLPVLIPLVSLAGLFHSASVEENFPQGCTSTASLCFYSLLLPITTLVYVFFHLWTWMVIKLFMHN; encoded by the coding sequence atgtttctgtctcttcCTACGTTGCCCGTTCTTATTCCACTGGTTTCTTTAGCAGGACTGTTCCACTCAGCCTCTGTGGAAGAAAACTTCCCACAGGGCTGCACTAGCACAGCCAGCCTTTGCTTTTACAGCCTGCTCTTGCCTATTACCACACTGGTGTATGTATTCTTCCACCTCTGGACCTGGATGGTTATTAAACTCTTCATGCATAACTGA